Genomic window (SAR324 cluster bacterium):
ATCTGCTTTCCGGATTCGTCTAATTGGCGTTGGAATCTAAGCAATTGCTCGAAAAACTCACCTGACTGGGAGTAATCGCGAAATGAATTAGTTTCTAAGTAACGAACGGAGGCTTCGTTTGAAGAGCCTATGTTAAAGATAGCATGAAGCATAAGGAGTGACGCTAAAAACTCTCTTTTACAGGGATACGAGCCATCAGTAAAATCATTGAATTAGCCGACAAGAAGACCTGTTCTTAGCGAACCCCAATCCCTTTCGACATCGCTGGCAAGCTGATGATTGGATGCCTCTTCAAAAGAGCTTCTCCATCAGTTAAAATGAACTTAAATTAATTTTTTTTAAGAAAGATTCGCTAAAGTAAAGTAGAATGAAGTTTAGTAAGTCTGCTAACCTTCACAAATTGAATTCAATAATATAAGTAGGGCGATGCTAACGATGAGCGTAATTTATAATAAATTTTGGTTGGTGTTGATTTCAGGAGCAATTGTGATGTCTGGTTGTTCAACCTATCATGACCAGACAGGAAATATCAGAGTATTCATCGAGAATGGTGATTATACAGCAGCATCTGAGGCAACCGATGAATTGTCAACCGACGGTAAGGATCGGCTGCTCCACTATATGGAGTCCGGCATGGTTCAACACTTGAGTCAGAGCTATGACAGCAGTAATGCCAAACTGGACCAAGCTGCAAATATTGCTGAAGACCTGACTACTAAGCGTGCGGGCGATGTGCTGAAAGCAGCGCTGATTAGCCCAAGCCAAAGTGATTATGCTGGCCAGGAGTTTGAGCGTGCATTCATTCATTACATCAAGGCTCTGAACTTCACAATGATGGCATTGGCAAACCCTGCTAAGAAAGTTGATCACCTGGAAAGTGCTCGTGTCGAAGCTAGAAAAGTGGATATCCTGCTAAGCGATATCGCTTACCAAAAGGGCACATATCAAGATGCTAAGGATGATGAAGGTAAGCTGTTCTCCCAACTGATGAAGATCTTTGATGTTTTGGTGGGGCAAGTAATTGACAAGGACAAGTTGATATACCGTGAAGATGCTTACGTACGCTACATGAACGGTTTAATCTACGAAATCAACGGCGAGTTGGACAGTGCCAGAATTGCTTATCAGAAAGCAGCAGAACTTTATGAACAGGGGTATGCAGAGCAATACAGTTTGGGTCAGGGTATCGTGCAGCAGGCTTGGTTCGATACTATTCGCATGATGAAGCAGGATGGTGGCTATGAAGATGAATGGCCTGGTCTAGCTAAGCAGAAATTGTCAAATACTCTGCAGAAAGAGCTAGATAGCAGTGAAAAGGCTCACATTGTAATTATTGGGCATGCTGGCTGGGTACCTCCGCGTGGCGAACTCAATATGCATTTGACTTTGGATACCAATACCAGAGAGTTGGTTATCCAGCCTGTGCTGACAGGAACCCCAAAGGAGCAAGAGGCTCAGCTAGTTTGGTTTCACCTGATGTACGCAGACCGTGGTTTGCTTCAATCAGTGATTAATTTTCAATTGCGTGGTGTAATTGGCGCTCTGGAAGGAATGGCTTCAAAGAGCTTCAGACTTGGGCCGCTATGGGGGTTAGCAGAGCAAATTGGTTTGCCAGATGCGTTGGCAATGGGAGGTACTCGGGTGACTGTGCCGTACTACAAACTGGAACCAAAGACCTTTGGTATGACGCAAGTAATGGTTGATGGGAAACCTCATGGTGAGATGGTTCAGGCAGAATCACTGGCAAACCTAGCTTTCCAGGGTCAATTACTGAACGCAGACAAAGATTTACAAGCTGCACTCGGGCGTACCATGACCAAGAATCTGTTTTGTGGCCAAATGGATGATGACCTCACGAAACTGGCTTGTAAGTCTGTAGCTGCGCTGAGTAGCCAAGCTGACACACGTGCTTGGTTGACCTTGCCACACTCCATTCATTTGAAGCGCTTGTCTGTGGAACCCGGTACTCACCAAATTACGCTCCGGACACCTTCTGCGAATGGTGGAACCTATCATGAGGTAACCCAATCTGTAGAGGTTAGTGAGGGTGACATCAAAATCTTTCGGGAGCACATTATTCCAACGCAAAATACTGCAATGATGCAACAGCCCGAAAGTACTCAAACGGAGTGGTTGACAAGGCGATGATATATTCGATATCTGTATCATCTTTGAACGTATCAACAGATATTCAGGGAATCAGTGGTGAGTAGCGTAAAGACAAATATTGTGATCTTCTTGGCAGCGATGTCGTTGCTAGTAGGGTGTGGTGGCAGCCCAGCAGTTACATCTAAACCAACAAAAACTCCTACCTTGCCAGCACCAGTGTGGTTGATTCAACCACCAATTGAAACGGGGTTTCTATATGGGACTGGTTCAGCTGAGGTTTATGCTGGTGATCAGGTCGGTGCTGCTGCACGAGCCAAAGATATGGCTCGTTTAGAACTCGTCAAGCAGATCGAAGTCAATATCAGCGGAGAACTGGAGCAGGAAATTACTGAAACGCTACAAAACAACAAATCAGAACTGACCGAGCGATTGCGTCAGTCTGTGAAAGGCAAAGTTACGTCTTTTGAATTATCTCATGTGATGAATGTAGATTCTTATTTTGACGAATCAAACAAGCAGGTTAGCATTCTTGTATGCCTTGATGTGAACAAGGAACTACAATCTCTGCATTCGCGCATTGAGGTGATTGACCAGCGCTTTGCTGAAGTAGTAACTGAGTTTGAGAATAATGAAAAACAGGGAATGGGATTGTTACGTCTTGTTGCATCAGGGCTAGTACTGGCTGAGGAACGCTCTGGTATTCAAGCGCGTGCTAATACTCTCAGTCTAACACGACAGCACGTGGATGTACTGTCCCCTGAATACCGCGATTTCATGAGAAAGGCTTATGCTCTTATTGGCATGCTGAAAGTGCATATCGCTGCACAAGGTGCTGACAGAAATTCTCTGGCAGCTGCCCTGACCACTGAGCTAAACAACAAAGGAATCAATATTTCTGAAGCAGAGCAAGCTGATATTCGGGTTGAGTATGATTTAAGTTTGAATAATGTGGTTCAAGGCGAAACGACGTTTGTGATTACCGAGGGTAATGTATTTCTGAAAGATGAGCAGGGACGCATTGTGAAAACTATCCAGGCAAAAGCCAAGGGAGCTTCTGTTGATGTAAAGGAAGCTGAGTCACGCTCAATTGCCAAGCTGTCACAGCAGTTGGGGAAGGAATTAGTTGATGTACTATTTTAGGCAGAAATCATACAAAGGGAGCTAATTGACTATGAATTTTCAGCAAACAGGCAAAAGCATATTAGCAACAGTACTGTTTCTGGGTACAGTTGTTTTCGTTAACGGCTGTGGTAGAAGTGTGGAGGTTGCCAGGGTAGATGCTGGAAAGGAAATCGCGCTTACAGATAAGTGGAATGACGAGGATTCTCGTTTAGTAGCTGAGGAAATGATCAACGATATGCTGAGCTATCCCTGGATCAGTCAATTTAATCAGCGTTTTCCTGGCAAAGAACCACTGGTAACCGTGCAGCGCGTTCGGAATAAATCCCACGAGCATATAGCTGTTGACACCTTTGTTAACGATATTAAGCGGGCTGTGATTCGCAGCGGTAAAGCCGGATTTGTTGCGACACTTGAAGAACGTCAAGATACTCGTGCAGAATTAGCTGACCAGGATATGAATGCTTCTGCTGATACTCGGATGGAAATGGGTGAAGAAGATGGGGTGAATTTCGCACTTTCTGGAACGATCAATTCCATAGTTGATCAGCTAGATGGTAAACGCGTGACCTACTATCAAGTAGATCTGAAGCTGATC
Coding sequences:
- a CDS encoding penicillin-binding protein activator LpoB — encoded protein: MNFQQTGKSILATVLFLGTVVFVNGCGRSVEVARVDAGKEIALTDKWNDEDSRLVAEEMINDMLSYPWISQFNQRFPGKEPLVTVQRVRNKSHEHIAVDTFVNDIKRAVIRSGKAGFVATLEERQDTRAELADQDMNASADTRMEMGEEDGVNFALSGTINSIVDQLDGKRVTYYQVDLKLINLQTAREVWNGSKKIKKFMERKSFSF